The genomic segment TGGGggacgggaagtgggggcaggcttgCTCCACTCTTCACAGATCAGAAGTGAATTTCGaatgaattcctgctgctctttaaaaactatgtcctaggaaaTAACTGttcttttaatgattattttggttaaaagctgtaacatcataatgaaaagaccactgggaacactctGATAACAGATCAGAtgatgatcagagagggacttAAACATGTTCTACCTGAGATGATGTGGACTGAGGATGGAGTCCATCCTGATACTGGCGGAGGGAAGAATTTAACCTGCGGACTGGAAGTCAAACACAGCATCAATGCTCCGTAATCTGTTTGGATTAACAGCTATCatttagagaaacaaaaatcaacaacCTGTAGCTCTGAAAACAATgtagatttattaaaaaaaagccagtCAAAACAAATGAACACGAAGGAGTTGGCTGTGGGGTAGgggtgtaaaactcaatcacacaggggccaaaatccaaaacccacctgaggtcacaggccgaaccagataaacatttattgaacactccaaaacaacatttttaaaactgtaactttttaacataattatgaacaagataCAGTAtaagcattatctgcaataatgctagtgtgaatgctgtaagctgaatttgatcgctgaaaatgctagtgctgaaagctgaagatgctgaaattgatagttaaaaatgctgaagctgatagctgaaaacattgaagccgatagccagctaaaatattagctaaatgccaaattaccctaagaaacaagtataaaaaataaaaaaaggaggttagccaaaacagctagcatttcactgaaaaaaataacaaaacttcaagatatcctaaaaaaaaaaaaattaaaaaacggGGGAaagaaagtctaaattagccaaaatattagataaacccATTGGATAAACCTAAAcccagcctaaaaaatcttagtaaatgccaaaatagtccaaaaagctaacagaatacccatttttaaagcattataactgtaactttttaacttaactatgaataataaaaaggcaggaatattattccagaataaatcaactttaacccttaaataactttcaatattttgctccccataaaatatattttgtcaaaattacacaagttagaaatgagctcaacataacatcgggacattaataacaatataatagaatgatctggaggaacAGATGTGACCACCTGTAGGGCCGGATgtggccctcgggccttgactttgacacatgtataGTAAGTAGGCTGGAGCTTCAGTTTTTGCCCTTACCTTGGTCTCGTAGGAACGAAAGTTCTGCCTCCATGCTGATGAGGACTGGAAATCACTGCACCTTCTGTCTGCTGTTAGAATGATGATCACAAACACCGCCTGTAAACAACCACACTTTCAAAGCAGCCTGTTGGTGCTGCCAGACTCTCTAAAGTAACTAAGCGACCACATTAGATTATAAACCCTTTACTTAAACTCCTGAAGTGTAAACCCTCAGTACAATACAGACCCGGGCTGTTCTGCTAATGTATATTTAGCTAGCTACAGCTGCTGTTACGATCCGTCAAAAGACGACCATAATAACATAATAATACATAACGCATAAAACTACTTCTATATCGTTTTTTTacgtaaataaaagaacaaatttgatttttttctcactttgatAGGCGTTTCCGCCGCTTGTTTTGAAGCAAACAACAGCCAATAGCGACAGCTGTGTGCGCCGCTAAATTCCTTCCGTGTGGACACGAGCAGAGCAGAGCGCAGTGGTTCCTGTCAAAGACGGGAAGCTGTCCACAATGCACCAAACAAAGTCAGTAATATCTCTGATTTATAGTACTTTGTGTTTAgttaatgtttaataaaatattcacaCTACTTTTTTGGTGAAAAGTTGTTGTACTTTGTCGTTGTTAAATCACTACACCCTCATTCTGACCAATGCTTGATATGATTGTGACTAtatgactgaaaatgtgttaaaaactataaattgaCTTTGCTCGAGAATAAAGATTCATATCAGCCTTATCTGGTGGGTGGATTTCTACATGAACAAGGAAATAATCCCTGTAGTTACTGAGTGACAGAGTTCTGATGGAAGCTGATAACAAAAAGCTTAAAGGTTCTTGCAGAGAGTTGTGTCACTCAGAAGTTCAGCGGCATTGTTGCGTGCAGAAACAGGCTTTGACACCATGGCGTTGAGTCGTGAACTTGAGTTTTTAACGCTgcttcatctgctgctgtgctgtGAATCTCTGTAAGTCTGCGGCGCCGCGTGTCCTCGCAGCACACCACCGGCcagtctgacctctgacctctctccTCTCAGATCTCTACCACAAATGGAGTTCCCCATCAAGCACACCTGGGACAGCAACCCTGTGGACCACGACCCCATCAGGGTGGTCTTCTCCCCTGGGCTGGGGGGATTGAGGATGTATGTGTATGGGCCGTTCTTCAATgatcctgcagctcctgctggaCCTCCCAGTCAGGCCTTCCCTGCACTCTGGAACTATGAGGGTAGGTGAGCCAAAGCTGCAGCCTCACTGTTGATCGTTTTTCATCCATTGTACCtggttttaagaataaaaactgCATGTTCTCATACTGCTAAGAAAATTAGTAAATgagttattttgctttttttaataaagtcacTATTTATTAATCTGCTGCCAGGAAACAGAAAAGACAACAAATTCCTCTAAAGTCCAATAAGAACGGCTTAATATTCAAATatcatattttccagagtaagtcgctttttttttttcatagtttaaccaggggtgcaacttatactcaggagtgacttatttgtgaatgtattattattagttttttttttttacataaatagaCTCATTGTTTTTCAACCAGCAACCGGTTGccctttagtgtttttttttccgctaacaaccaccagagggcgctgtattttcttctgacagtCCCAGAACAAGAATTGTCCAAAGCATGggggagaatctgattgttttctatGGGGTCCAATCATTTTTAgcttaaagtgaagaaaaaaacagattgaaaacttgaaaacaagaaattgtgaattaaaaaaaaaaagaaaacttgaaaaaaaaatattttgaaaatctgaaattgtgaaatatatcttgaaaatttgaaaaaaacctgaaaacttcaaagaaatcttgaaaataaaaaaaataaaaaaatactgaaaactttaaTTAGAAAAcgctataaatgtaaaaattaccaattgaaaaataatttatccatTAGTAAAAACTGCTGGTTGTAATTTTCAACCTTCctttgcttttctgaatcttcactcTCAGTCCCCGGTTTTCAATATCAATtcttattttcaagttttcgctgccgagctgagcctaattttacatggagGTGGGGCTTTTCACTCtgtcttcaaattttcaagatttatttcaaattttcttttttttcttaattttctttttttttcgtatATACAatatcttgttttcaaattttcaaaaaagttcagttacaatgtctttattttaagtttctaaTCAGTTTTTTAGTTCACTTTAAGCTTATCCTGATTTGTCCCCAtagttttcctcttaaatttttctcatttgtatcaaagtattattattttattttttattttttgccatagcaaatataaaagtgtgacttatactccggagcaaCTTAttctccagaaaatacggtactttaaaaaatagtctttACTTTATTTCTGACAAATATACATGTATGCTCAGAATATCAAACtagacaggacaagttaaaaatatatatacatttcaaACTAGCTTTTTCCAAAACCAGGAAACGTTGTTCGTCAGACTGTTTTGGCACCTCGACGATGATGATAATTAAAACTGAACCTTTAAAGCTTCAGAGGTCGCTTTTATGGCCGGCTGAAACGGGTTGCGATTTATTGCAGGCATGTTGCTCTGCGGCCTGTAACATTACATCTTTAATTAGTCCAAATGAAAGATTGCAATCTGGGTTCCTCCCGTTGacatgtgtgtctgcatgagGCAAcgttcagtgttttaagctgAAATGAAACTGCATTGAGTCCAGGATGGTGTTCACGACACATTGTGATTATAGTTCCTGCATTATCGTTATCATGTCAATGCATTTATTAAAGCCGGTAATGAGGTTAAGTATTAACAATCCCTTCTAATTGACCTTAAGGAAGTTGGACTTCCGGTTAATGAGACATCCCCACATATTTGGCCTCATTAATGTTTCCTAATAGATGTAAAAATTACCCCATCATAGAGGAGGAAGATAATGAGCTTGTTGCCAGGTTAATGGGTATGCTGTTGCATTATCCTATTAAAACTTTCCCTTCTGTTTTTCTTGCATATTCTCACACATTTCTTGGACTGTAATTAAAAGAATCGCCtgaaatgatttaattattGTCTGTTTTCTCTGACATAGTTGCAGCCGAGGTTAATAAGAGCTCTTAAGCAGTTTGCCATTGTGAGATTGCAGGTCTTAtcttcattttctctctttatcTCGCCAGTTGTGGAGTCTTTCTTCCTTGATAGCACTACAGAGAATTACCTGGAGGTGGAGCTTTGCCCGTGAGTAGCCAGCTAAACTCTTCATATTTGTGGTTATTTGTTTGGGGGAAATATTTAACGCCGCAACTTCCAAATTTAGGCACGGACAGCATCTGATCCTGCTGCTGTCGGGAGTGGGCCAAGCGTTCACGGTAAGCCTAAATCAGGTTTCTGGAGCCGTTCTCGGGTTTGTTGATGAACGTCTTTCTTTGCTCCTCGTTTCTTCCTTTAGCAACAGCTGCCCATGGTGTTCACCACCACCATCACAGGAGACCGCTGGTTCGGAGAGGCTCTTATCCCCTGGTCCTATTTCCCTCCCAATGTCAACAAAATGAACTCCTATGCTATTCACGGGTCTGGAGAGAAGCGGACGTACGAGGCTCTTTACCCCATCCCCAAAGAAGAGATCGTGGAGGGACAGACGGCCAACTTGTGAGTATCCAGACTCCTACAGTTCAGAGCAGGTCCACCAGTGCAGAATCCTGAAACACTCAATGAAACATGACAAGTGGTGTTTTCTAGAGCTTTATGTTGATTAGAATGTCTagaaacgatttgatttgattcaatcgggatcgattcgattccaattttttttacaattcttcaattcaattttgagtttccacatttatacacatttgtttagaaaactgaaatgtttagatagtttaaaaatgttcatgttgttCAACAAAAACTTCTGAATTTCATGAAATCATAGCCTACTTTATTCACAACAGGATGACAGTCACAGGTTGGAGAGTCACTTctcattttttatctgttttttttttattattattataatacaCCTGAGTATCAGTTTACATTAATTAGctacttttagcttttttttcagctaattaggttccttgtttttaaaatttgataaaaaaaagggaaaaatgaatcgtgattaatcacaatattttCACACACAACACTGCACacttagaacatttatttataattaagtctgtcaaacgaaaaaaaaaatcagattaatcacacttttgtgttgtgattcaTCACtgttaatcacaattttttaacaAGGCAGATTTTAttacaatatgcagcttttgaacaaaaacaggacatAGATAATTTTTTTCCTNNNNNNNNNNNNNNNNNNNNNNNNNNNNNNNNNNNNNNNNNNNNNNNNNNNNNNNNNNNNNNNNNNNNNNNNNNNNNNNNNNNNNNNNNNNNNNNNNNNNNNNNNNNNNNNNNNNNNNNNNNNNNNNNNNNNNNNNNNNNNNNNNNNNNNNNNNNNNNNNNNNNNNNNNNNNNNNNNNNNNAGGCGTAGTGTTTCTGTAGGTGTTTCTGATGAATCGCGTGCGTTAACGCGTTGATGTTCACAGCCttagtttttatgtaaagcactttgagtgacaTGACTTTTggaaaagtgctttacaaattgatttgatttgaaattatttttaaagttttttttactttttagccGTTGTTTCTCTATCTCAGTGATAAATACGTCCACATCACAAACTTTTTCTGCAGATCTTGGGAAAGTTTACCAACAGCTTAGATGTGCAGAAATGTTCCCTGGCTCATGTCTAACAGTTTTCTGTCTGTCCCTGTAGCCACCGTCTGGAGTATTTCCAAGACTTCCGCCTGCAGAGCATTATGGGAGAGGATTGGATCCAGCCAGAATCCGATCTGTGGCTGGGAAAGCCATGAGctttcaaaacaacaacaaacgcTGCTTCTTTCTCTCCTTTCGTGTTTTCTTTTCACTCATAGATGCAAACTCACCGCAGCAGCAGCGGGGCAAAGCCTTTTGACAGAAAGCAGAGAGCCGCTGTCTTCAGGAATCAGTCATGCGAAACGAGATGACAGGAAAGGTGTCATCTGTCTGTCACTCACATCAGATACACACATCACATGCTGCTGGACATCAGCTCCGCCGGCCCGAGCAAAGTGTGGCCTGCAGCGCTGACGGGCTCGCAAGCTCCGTTTGACATTCAGCTCCCCTCCTGCTCGGTTCAGACGTTTCCTTTGATTCTTTAGCCCGATTCAACAAAAACACTCGCACAAGCAGCTCATGTAAAATCGTTTTTGCAATAACTCCTCCCTTTCTCGTAGATCCACACTATGAAATAATCTGTCCAAAGCTCCTTTCTGCTTTGATGATTCCACTCAGTTTCTGTCCAGAGATTCtgctttgtgattttattcctATGACATTCACACGTATAAGCAGCAAATCATGTCTCACtgcttaaacattttaaatattttttttattttccgtttgtattaaattgaatttaaaatgaaagttgtaTGTGAATGATATTTTACTGTTGATTTTCCTTGTCAGTTTTACTGTGATTGTAAGGAATTAAGCACAATACAGACAGATCCTTAAATAAGTCTTATAAGGTCTTGAATTTTTTGAACTtataaaagcaataaattgTCTTAAATTCTGGTGAATggctcttaatttttttttcgtgTGACTGCGTGTCACTAAAGAaaagttcttgtagttttttttttttttttttttttatggaggacatttagaaaatgaagttaaaattgcatttctgacaaTTTCTTAATTCTAATGGTTGTGAAACAGGAACGGATGAAGAAAACACTCtgatccgctccattctgatgcatccgcttacagacaaatagatcgatgaacatctttgttgaacgtcttgctaaaaaaaatggataaaaaatgtcctaaaaaatctcagaaaatgccaaattagtcaacaGAGTGGGTGTGTTGCTACAAGTTAGCTCAATGCCAAATTATAAAAATCCACAGTAgatttcaaattagccaaacgaGCAAGCATAATACTAATATTACAGAGTAATATCaaatattctaaaaacaaaaaaaagcataaagatGTTAGTTAACTCAAAAAAGGTGACACTGATACAAATCTTTATTGCTAATTTGCTTAAATCAACTCATGCAAACTGAATTCAGGTCAGACGAGTGTAATTAGGTGAATCTGAAATGGATTTACAGCACACAGTGGGAAATAAAAACCTTGTACAGACCTAGAGGACCTGTAGACTGCGTTTGGAAGACTGGACATGTCTGTGACACCCTGTAAGCCATTTTCAATGGAGTTAAAAAAGTGTTAGTAGgttgaatagtttaaaaagttatcAAGCTGAAACTTCCGAGCACCAATCTactaaaaaagctgaatattttgatagctgaatgagctgaagtGAAGGGGGTTGAGGAGCTATGGAcgtccaaaaagaaaaatgaaagaccattgtgtgaatgttccacagcattcacacagtgacatcaatcataattgatattggaaaataccacaaCACACATGATGGAGcagaaaatgatcaaccatcattcctgTCCAATGCGTGGAAACACTTTGgattgatcaaagtcatgtgaccatacagtgtgaaagttctaataatgattgttctgatgtggaaaaacaacagtggactgaactttatcaaatgaaaacctgaatggatttgacattcattcttgtttacttgtttgtttgtacacatatttaatttattatcttgaagaaatacaagaatcttgtgaacttcacctgcactgttcagtaccagatatttatctctgaggTTGTGCCCAAAATCCCCCCCCAACccctaactaataaaaaaatatatagtgtgggactacagagccctggattttaaaggtaattcactacttttctttagttttactAAACGTTTTTTCtaatatgacgtcaccaatttcacaaattcataatcaaatcaatacgagcattttatttatgactccactgagCTCTGATGGTGACAAtttggatggtttatttaaaaaatacatttaaacatgttttttgttagaaattgttcgaccgcaatgcattgtggtctatattcactaatctagtggGCATTAATGCACacttgttttttgcaaagacttgtAGGACATTTCTAgcgcactcaattttggaattagtagattcagacaacaCTAGAAAATATTGAACGCACTATATGGTGATTAGCGGGGAATTCGGACGTAGGTTGAGTTAGGGCTgagtattgattataatttccagaaacgattcgattctaTTCCCacgagcctggatcgattcgattctgattctttcgatccactcaattcagtttaattttgagttgatccagttcacatactgtaaatgtatcagtgaaataatgagattgttaatatcatccagtgttacatggtttctctaaaggagaagttctaactaaaatgttcagatcattaacattgtaaacattgttctgcttctcctggaggacgtttcagtttggccactaggtggtgatagtgctatagcattacaccagtagaagaaagtatgagggaaaaaaatgtgttttagatgACAAAtagttcctttaaaaatatttctttaaaagagtttgtgaAATTTATACCTGTGAGTTTCTAAGGatctttatttagtcagcaatatatgtttaggtaaatcaagcgttagcattagccgtcctatgggaaattccattataagTTGGCATCAAACTAGGagactttagttttatgtgctAACTcggtttatatttttattaatcgattattgatctgttaagcttaaatcgattcaaatcgatcaatagattttatcaacccagccctaggtTGAgacacactggtggaagttttggatgaagatgttctggatccatgTTAGATCAGAGAATCTGATCCAAGAtctttcaaaatgaaccaatattgactattAGATCAGCAACCAAAAGTATGTTATAAATCAAATCGTTGTTAATATGAATCGTTACATTCGTGGTAAATCTGTAGACACCCTGAAATACTTGGAGGTTTGGATCCTCTCTCAGTTTGCTGTTAAAATAATTATCTATTTTTCATCTTCATAGATGTGAAAAGTTGCGTTTGGAATTGAGTGATGACTTCATTCTCCCCCCGCAGAACCAGGAGGCTGGTTGGCTTGCTTTTCCACCTCCCTTTAGAAGAAGTGGAGATCACAGCCCTGTGGATTCTCAGCACACCGAGCAGAGACCGCGGCTTTTGGGGGGGGGGACTCAAATCTGTGTCTTCTGTCGGTGGCTCTGTGAGCCTCGCCTTTACTCTGCTACACATCCTAATGGAGCCAGCGTATTTATCTGAAGCTCTGTTGGTATCACCGAGCAGCAAACTGCTCCTCCAGACCAGGGGGCGGTTGGGGGGGTGATTGATTTTCACGTTGGCTGTGTTGCTCTCCGCTGTGGCAGCCTGAAAGCTCATATTGAGCCCTATCAGCTTTAATTGGCATTCTCGCCTTTGAAATAGGTGCTGTGATTAGGTCTAGAGAGCTGGCCGCTTAAGCCCCCTCCTTATCATTGCCTGAGGTGCCTTGCCACCACAGTCTGCAGaatccccccccccacacacacacacagacacacacatgcaggggGTGTCACGCTGTATTCCAGCAGCATGTCTTCTTCTAATAAAATGTGACCTAAACTTGTGTTTCTGGTCACATTCAGACAAAACACAGGATCTTGCTAAAATCTTTGATGAATGATGACTACACACACCCACCTGAGCACAGCCTGAGgacccacccccacccccccgccTCATCTCCCTGCTAAGATTTAAAGCCGGCTCTCTCTAATTAGTGTGAAGGGATGGGAGCAGACGAGATGCTTCTCCTCTACCTCCAAAGCCCCGGCAGACATGCAAACACGAGCGCGCCTCAACCCCCCCTCactcagaaagaaaaagagaccAGCTCGCTCTAAAACATTCAACATTAGCTCAGGGCTTGATTTGCCATGTCAGAAAGTTTCTGGTGATAACCGCAGACCTCGTTCCttcatttcttttctctcaCAGAGACGTGGATCTCATTTCCACGAGTTTACAGCGTTTGAGGCTGCGAATGAGGATAAAGCTGTGATGAAAAATAGAAAGCGAGGGATAAAGGGCCGATTACACAACTTAAAGAGGACAAGAGgatgaaaaaatgacaagtgtaatgtctttgttttagaGATGCTGAGTTTGAGCCCCaaataaaaaattcataatGAAAACCGAAACAACACCATAACTATTCCTAACCCTAGCAAGCCATCAGCAAGAGTAGAAAAAGATTGCGTTGGGATTGTGCGATACACAATGCTTGTTTGACTGACCTCCATTACACAATATCACCCAACACATGAATGAGCCTCATGCCAAAGCTGCAGTTGCAGACCCAATTAACTTTTAACAGGAGAACATCATATCAGTGTGATACTACatttatacaaaaacaaaatcacacaaTTAGACAAAGAAAGCCCCAAAAAAGGAGTTTTGTTTCCCTCAAATGGGGCAAATATATGCTGTCACGCCTCTTTTTGGTCTTGggctggggtgtcaaactcaatcgcacaagggcccaaaatccaaaacacaccttaagtcgcggactgaacaggataaacatttattgaacactaaaactaaattttttaaaaccgtaactttttaacatcattatgaactaCACATTTAGCATtccctgcaataatgctagtgtgaatgctgtaagatgaatttggcagctgaagatgctgaaattgatagttaaaaatgctgaagctgatagccagctaaaatattagctaaatgccgaattagcctacaaaaacaacttaggttagccaaaacagctagcatgttgctgaaaaaatagccaaacttcaaaatagcatgaaaaaaagcctaaatgagccataacagctagcgtggaaatattagctaaactccaaaacagtgtAAAACACttacaaaaagcctaaattagtaaagagctagcatgtagctgaatatttgctaaactccaaaacagcctaaaaagatCATAGAAATcctagtccaaaaagctagcggaATACCCCTtcttaaaactataaaaccttaactttttaacagaattatgaataataacaatgcaggaatgttattctagaataaatcaacttcaaccttcaaccttaaaaatatattttgtcaaaattatacaagttagaaattggtggaagataacatcgggcccttgactttgacacatgtggtctaaggGGATCTGGGGCATAACATAAAAGTGAACtaagaaaaatgtgtaacaaaaccacacacaaaaaaaagatctccataaaaaaataacacatttatttacaagaaaaacaaacaataactgaaatgtgaagcaaaaggcttcagggttaaccaaggccaaaataacaaaaaaagcccaaccTATTGGAGTCAGAAGACATTTTATCTGTAAatgaaagagaagagaaaaaaaaacctctcacCTGTCTAGTCtaacaaaaacagtagaaaatgtGTTCTAAAGAATATgtcagttcacccctacagcttcacttaaatTAAGAACACCAAATACTAAACAACATGGAGGGGGACTAAGCAAAACCAATGGGACCAATGGGAGCCACACCCTTCAAGCACCGCACCTGAAAGAAATCAACAAAGACATGCACACgaaaattcaaaaacacagagaagtcccactctgacagaaataaagtacacaaaacacagaataaaacataaaacaaaaaagcaaaaccaaatTCAGCCACACGCGTAGCACCCCCtactcaaaataaaacttcttccGCCCCAAAAATGCTCCTCTGAGGAGGAGCATATCTAACCTCACACACTGATTGCTAGCCGCATAGTGACGGAGAACTAGCCACACAAACAAAGAGCACAAGCACACAAACACGAAGTGCTAGCCACTCAAACATTGAGCGATAGCCACATGGACACGGAACGCCAGCCACACATACATAGAGAGCTAGCCACATAAAGACAGAGTGCTAgctacaaaaacacagagaggcaGCCACACAAACATGGAGAGCTAGCCTCTCCAACGAATGCTAGTGTTACATAAAACCTATTGTGCTGCACTGAACAGAACTAAGAATAAGTATGGTTGACAGGTTTTCACACTAGAAAACTTTGGCAATGCTTCAGAAAACAATTTCACAAATTATTTGGTCAGACCAAAGAGGCCACAGTGCTTAAAAATGCTGATAAGAATGTCGTTCAGATTCTCTAAATGAAATAAGAACCTTCTTCAGATGCTGAGATCAGGAATATGAGGAAGACAAAAGAAGCAAGGATTACCTGCTTATGGAAAAGAGGTAAGAGTGAGAAGAGGACGTCTGCAAGATACAAATGTGTTCTGGCCTCTAGGAGGACCCAAGAAGTTCAGGCCTGTGATAACCGAAGGCATGGCCCAGGGTCATCAAACTAACTTAAATTTGAAGCGTTATCAAAAGAAGTCAGACCTTGGAGGAAGTCTGCCTCCCAGAAACACCAGAGGACTGAGAGAGGACGGTTTGCTCCCCTTTGTTACTGTCAGAAACTGCAGAGGCAACAACGGAGCCTGCAGCTGGAGAGCAAAGTGAACAGTTGGGAAAATAACAACTTATGAGATCTTCAAGACCTGCTGGAGGTCGGTCTTTCAGAACCTTTTCTGTGAGCTGAAGTGCTGATTTTCTACAGGCAGCCAATGAAAAGAAGCAAAACTTGGAGAATATGAGCTTTCTCTTGAGAGTTCTCATTAAAACTGGCTGCTGCACTTTAGATCAGCTGGAGATTTTTAGAGACATTTTCAGTGAACCTGATACAAAGAACTGctgtaaaaaaatgga from the Oryzias melastigma strain HK-1 linkage group LG1, ASM292280v2, whole genome shotgun sequence genome contains:
- the lg1h4orf33 gene encoding UPF0462 protein C4orf33 homolog isoform X1, encoding MALSRELEFLTLLHLLLCCESLSLPQMEFPIKHTWDSNPVDHDPIRVVFSPGLGGLRMYVYGPFFNDPAAPAGPPSQAFPALWNYEVVESFFLDSTTENYLEVELCPHGQHLILLLSGVGQAFTQQLPMVFTTTITGDRWFGEALIPWSYFPPNVNKMNSYAIHGSGEKRTYEALYPIPKEEIVEGQTANFHRLEYFQDFRLQSIMGEDWIQPESDLWLGKP
- the lg1h4orf33 gene encoding UPF0462 protein C4orf33 homolog isoform X2 gives rise to the protein MHQTKSLPQMEFPIKHTWDSNPVDHDPIRVVFSPGLGGLRMYVYGPFFNDPAAPAGPPSQAFPALWNYEVVESFFLDSTTENYLEVELCPHGQHLILLLSGVGQAFTQQLPMVFTTTITGDRWFGEALIPWSYFPPNVNKMNSYAIHGSGEKRTYEALYPIPKEEIVEGQTANFHRLEYFQDFRLQSIMGEDWIQPESDLWLGKP